TGGGTTGGCTGCTATTGTAACATTTGCCCATCCCTTGGTTTCTAGTCCTTTACTTATTTGTGTTAGGTAGTTGTTGATTTGACTTGGATCCAAGTTTGTTACAGTAAAGTCTTCATTATAAGCACCGTTTTGTATTGCTGCGACATTACATGCCATATTATTGGGTCCAAAAACACCCGCAAGTACTTCTAATACACCGTCATTTAATTCTTTAAGGTTGCTTGGAGGTTGTACTGTACACATTGATATACCTGTTTGAGTCTGGGTCGTTGTGGTGGTTTCTGTTTGGCTTGTTGTGGTGGTTGAAATCTGAGTTGTTGTAGTACCGCCTTGACTGGTAGTTTGAGTGCCGGTGGTAGTGTGTGTGGTGGTTTGAGTTTGCTGGCTTGTTGTAGTTTGCTCCATGCATGGTAGTTCGTTGCTCGAGCTTTCCTTTACGCCTTCCCAAGACCCCGAGTCATAGTTTGTTGAGAAGTGTCATGAACCGCTCGCCTTGCCCCCAGAGATTGTTCCTGAGAATAATACTGCATTTGGTCCTACTGAACCTATTTCTATTTTGTCCCCACTGAGTGATACTGTTATTGGCATCCAGCCTTCATCGGATGCGTATGTTCCTGTGCTTTGTAGACAACCGGTGTAAGAAGTTGTTCCGGTTTTCTTGATTATCCATTTCCATTCTCCAGTTCCCTTTACACCTTTATAGGTTCCGTGCCATGTTCCTTCTATGTTAGCTGTACTCTCTTGCGTGCTCTGAGTTACCGTACTTCCGGTTTCGCTTGTGGTAGTGGTGCTACCACTTCCTCCGTGGCCTAATGCAAGTGCGCCAGCTATGGCTACTACTACGATGACCGTTATAATCCCAATTATCTTGGTTTCCAAAGATAATTAACCTCCCTAATTAAAGTGCCGACTGTTTGGATGCCTGTAAAATATCAGGATCCTTGGGGGCCGGCTTTTGATTCTAGGGATAATACGGTGTTAAGCAATATAAATATGTTATAGTCTAATAGAGTGCGTGTTTATATAGATTATATATGTTTTTATGTGTGTAAATTATCTTTATACACGAAAAACTACTCCATTAGATTTAGATTTCTTTCATTTTATCTGTTATGAAGTTGATCATTTGACTATAAACGAGTATTCTATTACTTATCCTTGTTATACGGTGTCCTTCATCCCTTAACAATATGTATTTAACATCTATCCCGCGCTCCCTAAGTTTTGTCACTAGCTGCTCTGCTTCTGAGACGGGGACTCGTGTATCATTTTTACAGTGGATAACCATAAGAGGCGCCTTCAGTTTATCTATATGTGTTATCGGGCTTAGTTCTAGCATTATTTCTCTATGTTTATCAGGGTCGCCGTACTCATCCATCCTATACTTCCTCCTCTGGGGACTAGTATTCCTTATGAATGTGACAAGATTGACTATTCCCGCTATTTCTGTTCCACACTTCCATATGTCGGGATAGAAAGTCATAGCCATCAATGTTAGATATCCTCCGTATGATCCGCCCGTGACACATACTTTGCTAGGATCTAGGAGTCCTTCATTAACTAATGAGAGGTATGCATAGTATACATCTTTGACAGCATCACCTCTTTTCTCTATATCGTCTAGATGGGTGAAAGTTTTTCCATAACCTATAGTACCCCTGAAATTAGGGGCTATAACGAGGTATCCTAACCTTGTGAGTAGCTGAATAAGGGGATTGAATCTAAACGTGACTTGACTTTCCGGCCCTCCATGGAGGTACATAATCCCTGGATATGGCTTATTCCCATTCTTTGGCTTGAATAAGAGGCCGTTTATTGTTAACCCATCGAAAGATTCATACTTAAAATGCTCCGGTCTTACAAAGTCCTTCCGGCTCAAAAGAAGTTTTGGGGAATATGTTAACTTTCTCATTTCACCCGAATTTTCATCCAGGAGAAATATCTCTTCACCGTATTCTGATTTCGACAGTGATATAATTAATTGCGATAGATTTTCACTATATTCTACTCTAGTTACATATCCTTTTGTTGAAATTATTTTAGATGGTTCTCCACCTTCTTCTAGGCTTATTTTATAGAGTTCACTTTCTCCGTTTTTATTTAGTGTGAAATAGGCAGTTTTACCCGTCAATGTCACGTGATCTACATCCCATTCTCCATTGTAAAGGTATTTCCATCGCTTTGATTCAAGGTTGTATAGTCCTATCCCTTTGAATTCGCTATCTACATTTGTTATAAAGAGAAAGCTTTTGTCATTAATTGGGATTGGAGAATAGTTGAGAGCTTCACCGTTATGCCCGGTGAGATTATATAACCGTTTCATTTTTATATCGTAAAGCAATATATCTGAATCTAGGTTAGTGTAACTTTTGGTTAAGAGTAGCTTTGAGCCCTTGATCCAGTGTTCGGCGTGTAGTATTCCCTTGTTTCTCATTACAAGCCTTGGTAGGCTACCTAGTTCGTATAGGTATAGGTCGAAGTTGATTAGATCCTTTTTGTTTGATGTGAATGCAAGAGTCGTACCAGCGGGATTCCATGATCCTAGGTAGTTAATATAGTCTCTTCCCTTTGAAATTTTTATAATACTTTTTCCTGTGTCAATATATAATCCCCAAAACTCGTTGCCGATATCGTAGTCTGTGGTGAAGGCTATTAGTTTGCTAGTTGATATAGTGTAATCGTCTATTCTGCCTTCCCAGGGTATTGCAATGTCATAGATAAAGCGCTTATTCTCGGCGCTGGCAACCCACAATTTGTCTATTCCTGTCGTGTTTGAGATGTAAAATACACAGTGGTCTCTTCCTGGTTTGCCTTCCCTGGCAGATCTTATTCTAAGGTATTTAGTTACTTTGTAACTTGTTTCTTCCAATAATTTTCACCGGAGTTTTCATTGATTGTGTAACTTACTTACTATTTCTATCTGTTAGTGATTATATAGTGTGATAATATATTAACATTGGGTTTATCTATGCAGTTATATTTAACTGAAAAAGGTTAAGGTTTATCTTACTGATTTCTAGATGGAAAGGATAGCTATACTCCTAAGCAAGTCAGCAGTATCCTCACACTTATCAGTGCTCATCTCTAAAGACGTCAAAGTATTGTAGAGAGCAGTACAAGTCCCAGGTGCAACCTTAGTATTACACCACTCTAACAGTCTCTCCTCAGTGGCACTACGTATATCATCGGCCTCTTCTTCCATTTTCTCAACCATTTTAGCGAGCTGTATAGTTTTTTTAGGGTCGCTTCTCACCAGCTTAACTGCATCAATTATTGTTTCAACAGACTCCTGCACAAGTTCAGCTATCTTCTCCAGGGGATCTAACAAGTTTGCAGGTATCTCACACTCAAGACGACATAACAGCAGTATCCTCCTGGAAGCTGACTTCAAATATGCTGCTATATCATCTGCTGCCAGTACAACCCTGAGTAATTCCTCCCTATCTATTGGAT
This window of the Candidatus Tiamatella incendiivivens genome carries:
- a CDS encoding S9 family peptidase; this encodes MEETSYKVTKYLRIRSAREGKPGRDHCVFYISNTTGIDKLWVASAENKRFIYDIAIPWEGRIDDYTISTSKLIAFTTDYDIGNEFWGLYIDTGKSIIKISKGRDYINYLGSWNPAGTTLAFTSNKKDLINFDLYLYELGSLPRLVMRNKGILHAEHWIKGSKLLLTKSYTNLDSDILLYDIKMKRLYNLTGHNGEALNYSPIPINDKSFLFITNVDSEFKGIGLYNLESKRWKYLYNGEWDVDHVTLTGKTAYFTLNKNGESELYKISLEEGGEPSKIISTKGYVTRVEYSENLSQLIISLSKSEYGEEIFLLDENSGEMRKLTYSPKLLLSRKDFVRPEHFKYESFDGLTINGLLFKPKNGNKPYPGIMYLHGGPESQVTFRFNPLIQLLTRLGYLVIAPNFRGTIGYGKTFTHLDDIEKRGDAVKDVYYAYLSLVNEGLLDPSKVCVTGGSYGGYLTLMAMTFYPDIWKCGTEIAGIVNLVTFIRNTSPQRRKYRMDEYGDPDKHREIMLELSPITHIDKLKAPLMVIHCKNDTRVPVSEAEQLVTKLRERGIDVKYILLRDEGHRITRISNRILVYSQMINFITDKMKEI
- a CDS encoding DUF47 family protein, which codes for MVSTWSWISKRREESILAMELEHLNHIYDASKATVSLVQAFKRKSEKDVDELYTKVKGEERNADKVKDHIIEQLSTGIFHPIDREELLRVVLAADDIAAYLKSASRRILLLCRLECEIPANLLDPLEKIAELVQESVETIIDAVKLVRSDPKKTIQLAKMVEKMEEEADDIRSATEERLLEWCNTKVAPGTCTALYNTLTSLEMSTDKCEDTADLLRSIAILSI